The proteins below are encoded in one region of Pseudomonas sp. SCB32:
- a CDS encoding glutathione S-transferase family protein, giving the protein MLRILGRASSINVRKVLWTCAELNLPYEREDWGTGFRSTASAEFIALNPNAMVPVLVDGDFVLWESNAICGYLAGQYPRNDLMPTASRERARVEQWMGWQATELNNAWRYAFTARVRNSPSHTDESAIALSEAQWNHCMSILDQQLQNTGAYVAGECFTLADIVIGLSVNRWYLTPMQRPDLPAVTAYYERLSERSGFLLHGRNGEP; this is encoded by the coding sequence ATGCTGCGAATCCTCGGACGCGCCTCTTCGATCAACGTGCGCAAGGTGCTCTGGACCTGCGCCGAATTGAACCTGCCGTACGAGCGGGAAGACTGGGGTACGGGCTTCCGTTCCACTGCTTCGGCGGAGTTCATCGCACTCAACCCCAACGCCATGGTGCCGGTCCTCGTCGATGGCGACTTCGTGCTCTGGGAGTCCAACGCCATCTGCGGCTATCTGGCCGGCCAATACCCACGCAACGATCTGATGCCGACTGCTTCGCGCGAGCGAGCGCGGGTGGAGCAGTGGATGGGTTGGCAGGCCACCGAGCTGAACAACGCCTGGCGCTATGCGTTCACGGCCAGGGTGCGCAATAGCCCGAGCCACACTGACGAGTCTGCAATCGCCCTGAGCGAGGCACAGTGGAACCACTGCATGTCGATCCTCGACCAGCAGTTGCAGAACACAGGCGCCTACGTTGCCGGCGAGTGCTTCACACTTGCCGACATCGTCATTGGCCTGTCGGTGAACCGCTGGTACCTGACGCCGATGCAGCGTCCCGATCTACCCGCTGTCACGGCCTACTACGAGCGGCTGAGCGAGCGGTCGGGATTCCTGTTGCATGGGCGTAATGGGGAGCCCTGA
- the cobJ gene encoding precorrin-3B C(17)-methyltransferase — MRAAIVILGQGALATARRLRGVYPQARVLGLKDRVEGADESYANFGDTLRQLYRDDTPIIALCAAGIVIRTLAPLLAEKGAEPPVLAVAEDGSAVVPLLGGLGGVNRMAREIAAALEVAPAITTSGELRFGACLLDPPQGYALADIEQGKRFISDLLGGDTLRIEGDAPWLDELDLPLAEDAAHTLRIDARAEGIAQNELRIHPRIVLAHVTRGNSQLPERIRQGLAQAGLAEASLAALVAPRCRMADPTLANAACELGVPLRFMRGDEELPPEVLHDDSFHLHRTTTPAEAERIGQPRGRLSVIGLGPGASDYMIPAVRRALDEAQDLLGYETYVKMAEPLRDDQVRHCTDNREEMQRARHAFELAASGRRVVVISSGDPGVFAMAAAVMEALHESSEADWHGVELEVLPGVSAALAAAAKAGAPLGHDFCLISLSDNLKPWDVIEKRLDHAGAADLAMAFYNPISKARPWQLGRALEIIRRHRTAETLVVLGRDIGRPAEALRVVTLGELVPEMVDMRTLVIVGSSLTRRFSRAGGGDWVYTPRWYR, encoded by the coding sequence ATGCGCGCCGCCATCGTCATTCTCGGCCAGGGCGCACTGGCCACCGCGCGACGCCTGCGGGGCGTTTATCCACAAGCGCGGGTGCTGGGCCTGAAGGACCGCGTCGAAGGCGCCGATGAGTCCTACGCGAACTTCGGCGATACCCTGCGCCAGCTTTACCGTGACGACACGCCGATCATCGCCCTGTGCGCCGCCGGCATCGTCATCCGCACCCTCGCCCCGCTGCTCGCCGAGAAAGGTGCTGAGCCACCAGTGCTGGCCGTGGCGGAAGACGGCAGTGCGGTGGTGCCACTGCTCGGCGGACTGGGCGGGGTGAACCGCATGGCCCGCGAGATCGCCGCCGCACTGGAAGTGGCGCCGGCCATCACCACCAGCGGCGAGCTGCGCTTCGGCGCCTGCCTGCTCGATCCGCCGCAAGGCTACGCACTGGCCGACATCGAACAAGGCAAGCGCTTCATCTCCGACCTGCTGGGCGGCGACACCCTGCGCATCGAAGGCGACGCGCCCTGGCTGGACGAGTTGGACCTGCCACTGGCCGAAGACGCCGCGCACACCCTGCGCATCGACGCTCGCGCCGAGGGCATCGCGCAGAACGAGCTGCGCATCCATCCGCGCATCGTCCTAGCCCACGTCACACGGGGCAATTCTCAGCTACCCGAGCGCATCCGCCAGGGCCTGGCACAGGCCGGGCTGGCGGAAGCATCGCTGGCCGCACTGGTGGCGCCGCGCTGCCGCATGGCCGATCCGACGCTGGCCAATGCGGCCTGTGAACTGGGCGTGCCGCTGCGGTTCATGCGCGGCGACGAGGAGCTGCCGCCTGAGGTGCTGCACGACGACTCCTTCCACCTGCACCGCACCACAACGCCCGCCGAAGCCGAGCGCATCGGCCAGCCACGCGGACGGCTCAGCGTGATCGGCCTAGGCCCTGGCGCCAGCGACTACATGATCCCTGCCGTGCGCCGCGCGCTGGACGAGGCGCAGGACCTGCTCGGCTACGAGACCTACGTGAAGATGGCCGAGCCGCTGCGCGATGATCAGGTGCGCCACTGCACCGACAATCGCGAAGAGATGCAGCGTGCCCGCCATGCCTTCGAACTGGCCGCCAGCGGCCGGCGCGTGGTGGTGATTTCCTCCGGCGACCCCGGCGTCTTCGCCATGGCCGCCGCGGTAATGGAAGCGCTGCACGAGAGCAGCGAAGCAGACTGGCACGGCGTGGAGCTGGAGGTACTGCCCGGCGTGTCCGCCGCGCTGGCCGCCGCCGCCAAGGCCGGCGCTCCGCTGGGGCACGATTTCTGTCTGATCTCCCTGTCCGACAACCTCAAGCCCTGGGACGTGATCGAGAAGCGCCTGGATCATGCCGGCGCCGCCGACCTGGCCATGGCCTTCTACAACCCCATTTCCAAGGCTCGTCCCTGGCAACTGGGCCGAGCACTGGAGATCATCCGCCGCCATCGCACAGCGGAAACCCTGGTGGTGCTCGGCCGCGACATCGGCCGCCCGGCCGAGGCGCTGCGCGTCGTCACCCTTGGTGAGCTGGTGCCGGAGATGGTCGACATGCGCACCCTGGTGATCGTCGGCTCGTCGCTGACCCGACGCTTCTCCCGCGCAGGTGGTGGCGACTGGGTGTACACGCCGCGCTGGTATCGCTGA
- a CDS encoding cobalt-precorrin-5B (C(1))-methyltransferase, translating to MRDETPEEPRPLRSGYTTGSCATATSLAAARLLLTGEACDAAQIALPRARIATLRLEFCRLTADGAEAGTLKDAGDDPDVTHGALVFARVVLSAEPGVRFHAGEGVGTVTKPGLVLAVGEPAINPVPRQMMQDNLATLAAECGYGGGFEVTINVEGGAELALKTMNPRLGILGGLSILGTTGIVRPFSCSAYIASIQQGIDVARANGFSHLAACTGNASEDAMRRRYGFDDTALIEMGDFVGAALKHLRKAPVERFSVCGGFGKISKLAAGHMDLHSRHSSIDLPQLAEWAAEIGASADLQQRMREANTSQQALALCRAEGIPLGDAICARALAVARRIVPTEVRLEVFAIDRQGNLVGEALEDR from the coding sequence ATGCGTGACGAAACCCCCGAAGAGCCCCGTCCGCTGCGCAGCGGCTACACCACCGGCAGCTGCGCCACCGCCACCAGCCTTGCGGCGGCGCGTCTGCTGCTGACCGGCGAGGCCTGCGACGCGGCGCAGATCGCCTTGCCCAGGGCGCGCATCGCCACCCTGCGCCTGGAGTTCTGCCGGCTGACCGCCGATGGGGCGGAAGCGGGCACGCTGAAGGATGCCGGCGACGACCCGGACGTGACCCATGGGGCGCTGGTCTTCGCCCGTGTCGTCCTGAGCGCCGAACCAGGTGTGCGCTTCCATGCCGGTGAAGGTGTCGGCACCGTGACCAAGCCCGGTCTGGTGCTCGCGGTGGGCGAGCCGGCGATCAACCCGGTGCCTCGCCAGATGATGCAGGACAACCTCGCCACGCTGGCCGCCGAGTGCGGCTATGGCGGCGGCTTCGAGGTCACGATCAACGTCGAGGGCGGCGCCGAGTTGGCGCTGAAGACCATGAATCCGCGCCTGGGGATTCTCGGCGGACTGTCGATTCTCGGCACCACCGGCATCGTCCGGCCGTTCTCCTGTTCGGCCTACATCGCGTCTATCCAGCAGGGCATCGATGTTGCCCGCGCCAATGGTTTCAGTCATCTCGCCGCTTGCACCGGCAACGCCAGCGAGGACGCCATGCGCCGTCGCTACGGCTTCGACGACACCGCGCTGATCGAGATGGGCGACTTCGTCGGCGCGGCCCTCAAGCACCTGCGCAAGGCGCCGGTGGAGCGCTTCAGCGTCTGCGGCGGCTTCGGCAAGATCAGCAAGCTCGCCGCCGGCCACATGGACCTGCACAGCCGCCATTCCAGCATCGACCTGCCGCAACTGGCCGAATGGGCCGCGGAGATCGGCGCGTCGGCGGACCTGCAACAGCGCATGCGCGAAGCCAACACCAGCCAGCAGGCCCTGGCGCTGTGCCGCGCCGAAGGCATCCCCTTGGGCGACGCCATTTGCGCCCGCGCGCTGGCCGTCGCCCGGCGCATCGTGCCGACCGAGGTGCGGTTGGAAGTCTTTGCCATCGACCGCCAGGGCAACCTGGTGGGCGAGGCGCTGGAGGATCGATGA
- the cbiE gene encoding precorrin-6y C5,15-methyltransferase (decarboxylating) subunit CbiE, translated as MTPWLTIVGIGEDGYAGLGKAARRALLAASEVIGAPRQLELLPHCLRANRQAWPSPFSLEPVLRRRGEPTCVLASGDPMLFGVGASLARQIPPEEMQVLSAPSSASLAAARMGWALQDCVLLSLVARPLAALNAQIHDGAKLLILSNDGDSPAAIAALICERGFGPSRISVLEHLGGESERRIDGLASDWSPGEAATLNLVALECVAGADALRLPLTTGLPDDAFRHDGQLTKRDVRAVTLARLAPRPGELLWDVGAGCGSIGIEWMRAHPTCRALAIEANDGRQAHIRFNRDALGVPALQLVCGAVPEALQGLARPDAIFIGGGVTVPGVLEHCWDQLKPGGRLVANAVTLQSEAMLVSWRERIGGELTRLSVAQAQPLGGFDTWRAALPITLLEVWKPLAD; from the coding sequence ATGACGCCTTGGCTGACCATTGTCGGCATCGGCGAGGACGGTTATGCCGGCCTCGGCAAGGCCGCGCGCCGCGCCCTGCTTGCCGCCAGCGAGGTGATCGGCGCGCCGCGCCAGTTGGAACTGCTGCCGCACTGCCTGCGCGCCAACCGCCAGGCCTGGCCCAGCCCGTTCAGCCTGGAGCCGGTGTTGCGCCGGCGAGGCGAGCCGACTTGCGTGCTGGCCAGCGGCGACCCGATGCTGTTCGGTGTCGGGGCGAGCCTTGCCCGTCAGATTCCACCCGAGGAAATGCAGGTACTCTCCGCACCGTCCTCTGCCTCGCTGGCGGCCGCACGGATGGGCTGGGCACTGCAGGACTGCGTGCTGCTGTCATTGGTGGCGCGTCCCCTGGCGGCGCTCAACGCGCAGATCCACGATGGCGCGAAGCTGCTGATCCTCAGCAATGACGGCGACAGCCCCGCCGCCATCGCTGCGCTGATTTGCGAACGCGGCTTCGGCCCGAGCCGGATCAGTGTGCTGGAGCATCTGGGTGGCGAGTCCGAGCGGCGCATCGACGGGCTGGCCAGCGACTGGTCCCCGGGCGAGGCCGCCACACTGAACCTGGTGGCGCTGGAGTGCGTGGCGGGCGCCGACGCCTTGCGCCTGCCGCTGACCACCGGCCTGCCGGATGACGCCTTCCGCCACGACGGGCAACTGACCAAGCGCGATGTGCGCGCTGTGACCCTGGCACGGCTGGCGCCCCGGCCGGGTGAACTGCTGTGGGATGTCGGCGCCGGGTGCGGCTCCATCGGTATCGAATGGATGCGCGCCCACCCTACCTGCCGTGCCCTGGCCATCGAAGCGAATGACGGACGTCAGGCGCATATTCGTTTCAACCGCGACGCCCTCGGTGTACCGGCCCTGCAACTGGTCTGCGGCGCGGTGCCGGAAGCCTTGCAGGGGCTGGCGCGCCCCGACGCCATCTTCATCGGCGGCGGTGTGACCGTGCCCGGTGTCCTCGAGCACTGCTGGGATCAGCTCAAACCCGGCGGCCGGCTGGTGGCCAATGCCGTTACGCTGCAGAGCGAGGCGATGCTGGTGAGCTGGCGCGAACGTATCGGCGGCGAACTGACCCGTCTTTCCGTGGCCCAGGCCCAGCCGCTGGGTGGCTTCGATACCTGGCGCGCGGCGTTGCCGATTACCCTGTTGGAAGTCTGGAAACCGCTGGCCGACTGA
- the cobG gene encoding precorrin-3B synthase has product MHDSSALPVRASACPGLLRIVASRDGGICRIKLPCGQLDARAARAIALAAERHADSVLEATNRANLQIRGVHAGAENALSRELLAAGLGPRELAADDVRNLLVSPAIGLDAATAFDAAPLARQLLDLLERTPRFHGLSAKFGVHLDGGEAMAMLEHPNDIWLSAMSDDKAPLFAFGLAGCPPQQETDRPALAAVTTERLPLLVEALLHLFLDLAGDGQTRMRHLREMLGDEVLLEHLQQRLPFALQLGPTVDNWRRPAPAAFGHLGICPQRQPERVMVGAGFVLGRLDSSTLFGLAELAERFSGGQLRLTPWQSLILPDVAQVDAAIVLATLGNLGLLIDPAQPLSRIVACSGSSGCARGLADTKADALRLAERLHHTPPDGVHLCGCPRSCAAAHVVPYTLLAVADGRYDLFRRADGVAGFGQPLARNLSLDAAGDLLAAPGASIDA; this is encoded by the coding sequence GTGCACGACTCATCTGCCCTGCCCGTCCGAGCTTCGGCCTGCCCCGGCCTGCTGCGCATCGTGGCCTCCCGCGATGGCGGCATCTGCCGCATCAAGCTGCCCTGCGGGCAACTCGATGCCCGCGCCGCACGCGCCATCGCCCTGGCCGCTGAGCGCCATGCTGATAGTGTTCTGGAAGCGACCAACCGCGCCAACCTGCAGATCCGCGGCGTACATGCCGGCGCCGAAAATGCGTTGAGCCGCGAGCTGCTGGCCGCTGGCCTGGGCCCTCGCGAGCTGGCGGCGGACGACGTGCGCAACCTGCTGGTCAGCCCGGCTATCGGCCTGGATGCCGCTACGGCATTCGATGCCGCACCACTGGCGCGCCAGCTGCTCGACCTGCTGGAGCGCACCCCGCGTTTCCATGGTCTGTCGGCCAAGTTCGGTGTGCATCTGGACGGCGGTGAGGCCATGGCAATGCTGGAGCACCCCAACGATATCTGGCTGTCGGCCATGTCCGACGACAAAGCACCGCTGTTCGCCTTCGGCCTGGCCGGCTGCCCGCCGCAGCAGGAGACCGATCGCCCCGCCCTTGCCGCCGTGACCACCGAGCGGTTGCCCTTGCTGGTTGAAGCCCTGCTGCACCTGTTCCTCGATCTCGCCGGCGACGGCCAGACACGCATGCGTCATCTGCGCGAGATGCTCGGCGACGAGGTGCTGCTGGAGCACCTGCAGCAACGCCTGCCCTTCGCGCTGCAACTCGGCCCGACTGTGGATAACTGGAGGCGTCCTGCGCCGGCAGCTTTCGGCCATCTCGGGATATGTCCTCAGCGTCAGCCAGAGCGCGTCATGGTCGGTGCAGGATTCGTCCTCGGACGCCTCGACAGCAGCACCCTGTTCGGCCTTGCCGAACTGGCGGAGCGCTTCAGCGGCGGCCAGCTGCGTCTGACACCCTGGCAGAGTCTGATCCTGCCGGACGTGGCGCAGGTCGACGCCGCCATAGTGCTCGCAACCCTTGGCAACCTCGGGCTGCTGATCGATCCCGCCCAGCCGCTGTCGCGCATCGTCGCCTGCAGCGGCTCCAGCGGTTGCGCACGCGGGCTGGCCGACACCAAGGCCGATGCCCTGCGCCTGGCCGAGCGACTGCACCACACGCCGCCGGACGGCGTGCATTTGTGCGGCTGCCCGCGCTCCTGCGCCGCCGCCCACGTAGTGCCCTACACCCTGTTGGCCGTCGCCGACGGCCGCTATGACCTGTTCCGTCGCGCCGATGGCGTGGCCGGCTTCGGCCAGCCGCTGGCGCGCAACCTTTCCCTCGATGCCGCCGGCGACCTGCTGGCCGCACCTGGAGCCTCTATCGATGCTTGA
- a CDS encoding VWA domain-containing protein yields MAKKALSIRPRPAPGADANPRPGLLASGHNGARQQGAHGRIDWPATLRNGRPQRRADLLLRARSRKPGELWLVIVDASASTRRHGALAQAKGLLADTFEQAYRQRARLAVLHATGAQPRWLWQGQKASTQLQDWLEQLGAGGGTPLIEALQQARDWLEKRQRQKPGEHQRLLVITDGRLRDWPALLPLPCPGVLVDIEGGAVKLGRARKLAEELQAEYCRICELP; encoded by the coding sequence CTGGCCAAAAAAGCCCTGAGCATCCGCCCGCGCCCGGCCCCCGGCGCGGATGCCAACCCCCGACCCGGCCTGCTCGCCAGCGGCCACAACGGCGCCCGCCAACAGGGTGCGCACGGCCGCATCGACTGGCCCGCCACCCTGCGCAACGGCCGCCCGCAACGCCGCGCGGACCTGCTACTGCGCGCCCGCAGCCGCAAACCCGGCGAGCTCTGGCTGGTGATAGTCGACGCCTCCGCCAGCACCCGCCGTCACGGCGCCCTCGCCCAGGCGAAGGGACTGCTTGCCGATACCTTCGAACAGGCCTATCGCCAACGCGCGCGCCTCGCCGTGCTGCACGCTACCGGCGCGCAACCGCGTTGGCTGTGGCAGGGGCAGAAGGCCTCGACGCAGTTGCAGGACTGGCTGGAACAACTCGGCGCGGGCGGCGGCACGCCGCTGATCGAGGCACTGCAGCAAGCGCGCGACTGGCTGGAAAAACGCCAACGGCAGAAGCCGGGTGAGCATCAGCGACTGCTGGTCATCACCGACGGCCGCCTGCGCGACTGGCCTGCGCTGCTGCCCCTGCCCTGTCCAGGCGTGCTGGTAGACATCGAGGGAGGCGCAGTGAAGCTGGGGCGGGCGCGGAAGCTGGCGGAAGAACTGCAGGCGGAATATTGTCGAATTTGCGAACTGCCCTGA
- a CDS encoding precorrin-2 C(20)-methyltransferase — translation MTGRLIGLGVGPGDPELLTLKALRLLRASPVIGYFVAKAKHHAGQGGNAFAIIEEHLLESQQRLPLVYPVTTEKLEPPLTYEGVISDFYDTAAEQVAAHLDAGRDVAVICEGDPFFYGSYMYLHDRLSERYDTEVVPGVCSMLGSAAVLGVPLVYRNQSLSVLSGVLPEDELKNRLADADAAVVMKLGRNFEKVRRVLRELGRDGGAHYVERATMREQRIVALDEVDPMASPYFSMIVIPGQRWNG, via the coding sequence ATGACCGGCCGCCTCATCGGCCTGGGCGTCGGCCCAGGTGACCCGGAACTGCTGACCCTCAAGGCCCTGCGCCTGCTGCGCGCGTCCCCGGTGATCGGCTACTTCGTGGCCAAGGCCAAGCACCACGCCGGCCAGGGCGGCAACGCCTTCGCCATCATCGAGGAGCACCTGCTGGAGTCACAGCAGCGCCTGCCGCTGGTCTACCCGGTGACCACCGAGAAACTGGAGCCGCCGCTGACCTACGAAGGCGTGATCAGCGACTTCTACGACACCGCTGCCGAGCAGGTGGCCGCGCACCTGGACGCCGGCCGCGACGTGGCGGTGATCTGCGAGGGCGATCCGTTCTTCTACGGCTCCTACATGTACCTGCATGACCGTCTTTCGGAGCGGTATGACACCGAAGTCGTACCCGGCGTCTGCTCGATGCTCGGCAGCGCGGCGGTGCTCGGCGTGCCGCTGGTGTACCGCAACCAGAGCCTGTCGGTGCTTTCCGGCGTGCTTCCCGAGGACGAGCTGAAAAACCGCCTCGCCGACGCCGATGCGGCGGTGGTGATGAAGCTCGGCCGTAACTTCGAGAAGGTCCGCCGCGTGCTGCGCGAACTGGGCCGCGACGGCGGCGCCCACTACGTCGAGCGCGCGACCATGCGCGAGCAACGCATCGTCGCACTGGATGAGGTCGATCCGATGGCCTCGCCCTACTTCTCGATGATCGTCATCCCCGGCCAGCGGTGGAACGGCTGA
- a CDS encoding MFS transporter, which translates to MHDSHTERMSGTETRAAAGLSLVFAFRMLGMFMVLPVLATYGQDLAGATPALIGLAIGAYGLTQAILQIPLGTLSDRIGRRPIIVVGLLVFAAGAALAANADSIWGIIAGRVLQGAGAISAAVMAMLSDLTREQHRTKAMAMIGMSIGVSFAVAMVAGPVLTHWFGLHGLFWFTAGMALVGMLIILFVVPTPDHRMQHRESSVAKQSLIPTLKNGELLRLDAGILVLHAILMASFVALPLALVERAGLPKEQHWWVYLTALLVGFFGMVPFIIYAEKKRQMKRVLSGAVATLMLCELYFWAFGDSLNELVFGIIVYFTAFNLLEASLPSLVSKVSPAGGKGTAMGVYSTSQFLGAAVGGIMGGWMFQHGGLNGVFIGCAVLAAIWLAIAVTMREPPYVTSIRLPLSDEALRDASLAERFKALPGVSDVMVVIEEAAAYVKVDSQQVDRTSLERLAGAEPATC; encoded by the coding sequence ATGCACGATTCCCACACTGAGCGCATGAGTGGCACCGAAACCCGCGCGGCCGCAGGCCTGTCCCTGGTCTTCGCGTTCCGCATGCTCGGCATGTTCATGGTCCTGCCGGTCCTGGCGACCTACGGCCAGGACCTCGCCGGCGCGACCCCGGCCCTGATCGGCCTGGCCATCGGCGCCTATGGCCTGACCCAGGCCATCCTGCAGATTCCCCTGGGCACCTTGTCCGACCGTATCGGCCGCCGGCCGATCATCGTCGTCGGCCTGCTGGTGTTCGCCGCTGGCGCCGCGCTGGCGGCCAACGCCGACTCCATCTGGGGCATCATCGCCGGCCGCGTGCTGCAGGGCGCCGGGGCGATCTCCGCCGCCGTGATGGCGATGCTCTCCGACCTCACCCGCGAGCAGCATCGCACCAAGGCCATGGCGATGATCGGCATGAGCATCGGCGTATCCTTCGCCGTGGCCATGGTCGCAGGCCCCGTGCTGACCCACTGGTTCGGCCTGCACGGCCTGTTCTGGTTCACCGCCGGCATGGCGCTGGTGGGCATGCTGATCATCCTGTTCGTCGTGCCGACGCCGGATCACCGCATGCAGCACCGCGAATCCAGCGTGGCCAAGCAGTCGCTGATCCCGACCCTGAAGAACGGCGAGCTGCTGCGCCTGGACGCCGGCATACTGGTCCTGCACGCCATCCTCATGGCCAGCTTCGTGGCCCTGCCGCTGGCGCTGGTGGAGCGCGCCGGGTTGCCCAAGGAACAGCACTGGTGGGTGTATCTGACCGCATTGCTGGTCGGCTTCTTCGGCATGGTACCGTTCATCATCTACGCCGAGAAAAAGCGTCAGATGAAGCGCGTTCTGAGTGGCGCGGTGGCGACCCTGATGCTCTGTGAGCTGTACTTCTGGGCGTTCGGTGACAGCCTCAACGAACTGGTGTTCGGCATCATCGTCTACTTCACCGCGTTCAACCTGCTGGAGGCCTCGCTGCCTTCGCTGGTGAGCAAGGTTTCGCCCGCCGGCGGCAAGGGCACTGCGATGGGCGTGTACTCCACCAGCCAGTTCCTCGGTGCCGCGGTGGGCGGCATCATGGGGGGCTGGATGTTCCAGCACGGTGGCCTGAACGGGGTATTCATCGGCTGCGCCGTCCTCGCTGCCATCTGGCTGGCGATTGCTGTTACCATGCGTGAACCGCCGTATGTAACGAGCATTCGCCTGCCTCTGTCCGATGAGGCGCTGCGCGATGCCTCGTTGGCCGAGCGTTTCAAGGCATTGCCCGGTGTGAGCGATGTGATGGTGGTCATCGAAGAGGCCGCCGCTTATGTCAAAGTAGATTCCCAACAAGTGGATCGCACGTCCCTCGAGCGCCTCGCCGGTGCCGAGCCGGCGACGTGCTGA
- a CDS encoding cobalt-precorrin-6A reductase, producing the protein MTRVLLLGGIGEALALARRLGPQHLYSLAGLGKVPDDLACEVRVGGYGGAEGLAAFIREQGFDLLLDATHPYAAQISHNAARAAQLAGVPCWALRRPGWQAGAADDWREVADWPALSVALEQFRRPLFTLGREPLEHLDEIPAHQHWTVRCLQSLPGNARAEVLGARGPFTLDGERELFARLDTDVLVSKNSGSQATEPKLQVARELGVPVLILARPPLPEVTRAFESAEALWMALEPLLSD; encoded by the coding sequence ATGACACGCGTCCTGCTGCTGGGAGGCATTGGCGAGGCACTGGCCCTCGCGCGGCGCCTCGGTCCGCAGCATCTCTACAGTCTTGCCGGACTGGGCAAGGTGCCGGATGACCTGGCCTGTGAAGTGCGCGTCGGCGGCTATGGCGGCGCGGAAGGTCTGGCCGCTTTCATCCGGGAGCAGGGCTTCGACCTGCTGCTCGATGCCACGCACCCCTATGCCGCGCAGATCAGCCACAACGCTGCCCGCGCTGCGCAGCTGGCCGGCGTGCCCTGCTGGGCGCTGCGTCGCCCGGGCTGGCAGGCGGGCGCAGCAGACGACTGGCGCGAGGTGGCCGACTGGCCGGCGCTGAGCGTTGCTCTGGAACAGTTCCGACGCCCCCTGTTCACCCTCGGTCGAGAACCGCTGGAGCATCTCGACGAGATTCCCGCACATCAGCACTGGACCGTGCGCTGCCTGCAAAGCCTGCCGGGTAATGCGCGCGCCGAGGTCCTGGGCGCACGTGGGCCCTTCACCCTCGACGGCGAGCGCGAGCTGTTCGCCCGACTGGACACCGACGTGCTGGTCAGCAAGAACAGCGGCAGCCAGGCTACCGAGCCCAAGCTGCAGGTCGCCCGCGAGCTCGGCGTGCCGGTGCTGATCCTGGCGCGGCCGCCATTGCCGGAGGTGACGCGGGCATTCGAAAGCGCCGAGGCGTTGTGGATGGCCCTGGAGCCACTGCTAAGCGACTGA
- the ssb gene encoding single-stranded DNA-binding protein gives MARGVNKVILVGNVGGDPETRYMPNGNAVTNVTLATSESWKDKQTGQQQERTEWHRVVFFGRLAEIVAEYVRKGSQIYVEGSLRTRKWQGQDGQDKYTTEIVVDINGNMQLLGGRPGAGGDDAPRAPREPQQRPQQAPRPAPQQQSQPAPQPAPDYDSFDDDIPF, from the coding sequence ATGGCCCGTGGGGTTAACAAAGTCATTCTGGTGGGTAACGTCGGTGGCGATCCGGAAACCCGTTACATGCCCAACGGCAACGCGGTGACCAACGTCACCCTGGCCACCAGCGAGAGCTGGAAGGACAAGCAGACCGGCCAGCAGCAGGAGCGTACCGAGTGGCACCGCGTGGTGTTCTTCGGTCGCCTGGCGGAAATCGTCGCCGAGTACGTGCGCAAGGGCTCGCAGATCTACGTCGAAGGCAGCCTGCGTACCCGCAAGTGGCAGGGCCAGGACGGTCAGGACAAGTACACCACCGAAATCGTGGTCGACATCAACGGCAACATGCAGCTGCTCGGCGGCCGTCCGGGTGCCGGTGGTGACGACGCTCCGCGCGCCCCGCGCGAGCCGCAACAGCGTCCGCAGCAGGCGCCGCGTCCGGCCCCGCAGCAGCAGTCCCAGCCCGCGCCGCAGCCGGCTCCGGACTACGACAGCTTCGACGACGATATTCCGTTCTAA
- a CDS encoding precorrin-8X methylmutase encodes MLDYIRDGQAIYRQSFATIRAEADLTGIPADLEKLAVRVIHACGMVDVVQDLRFSAGAGAIGRAALAAGAPILCDARMVAEGITRARLPAHNEVICTLNDPDVPALARELGNTRSAVALEHWREHLEGAVVVIGNAPTALFYLLEMLDAGAPKPALILGFPVGFVGAMESKDALAADSRSVPYVIVRGRRGGSAMAAAAVNALATEVE; translated from the coding sequence ATGCTTGATTACATTCGCGACGGCCAGGCGATCTATCGCCAATCCTTCGCCACCATCCGCGCCGAAGCCGACCTCACCGGCATCCCGGCCGACCTGGAGAAACTGGCCGTGCGCGTAATCCACGCCTGCGGCATGGTCGACGTGGTGCAGGACCTGCGCTTCTCCGCCGGCGCCGGTGCCATCGGCCGCGCGGCGTTGGCCGCGGGCGCGCCGATTCTCTGCGATGCGCGGATGGTCGCCGAGGGCATCACCCGCGCGCGCCTGCCGGCACACAACGAGGTGATCTGCACCCTCAACGATCCGGATGTTCCGGCGCTCGCCCGCGAGCTCGGCAACACCCGCTCAGCGGTGGCCCTGGAGCACTGGCGCGAGCACCTCGAAGGCGCCGTGGTGGTGATCGGCAACGCGCCGACCGCCCTCTTCTACCTGCTGGAAATGCTCGACGCCGGCGCGCCGAAACCGGCACTGATCCTCGGCTTCCCGGTGGGCTTCGTCGGTGCAATGGAATCCAAGGACGCCCTCGCCGCCGACAGCCGTAGCGTGCCCTACGTGATCGTGCGAGGCCGCCGTGGCGGCAGCGCGATGGCCGCCGCGGCGGTGAACGCCCTGGCCACGGAGGTGGAGTGA